TAATTGATATTGCAGTCCCTgtttcattttgatatttttgtactttttttttaacagaatactCAGAGGGGGGAAAAGGATCTTTTTCCCCCCCATATTTCAGGAGATAATTTTTAACTGCACCAAGACTGCTATAAATTCTGAAACACTAAAGGTCTCCATCTATTACctataaatgtgaaaaaataagcAGTGAGAAAATCCACTTCTCCAAGAAGAATCTTGACATAAATAACACTGAAGAagagaaacttaaaatttttctaattgcCAAGAGTAGAACataaatccatttttaaagttttccccTATAGAATGTTTTCAGCTAGGAAacttttcttgatttctcttttttgaaGTTTAAAGATTGCCAAAGAGTGAATTTTCCAGCTTCTGTGGTAAGAGTGCAGAAGGTGTTTGCAGTGTGCACTTCCCCGTAGATAAGAGACCTCCTTTCCGTGCTCTCCGGGGGTGACCAGCCGGACCAGCCTGTGGTCACAGCTGTTGTCTCCTTTCGTTCCTTCTGGATCTTTGACAGGTCACCCCCTTGCACTCAGGTGGGGGCGTGCACTGGCACTGAGCTGCCGTAGGATTTTCCCTGGACAGCCTGGTCCGGAGCCGGGCAGCAGCTGCTGCTGTGGGAAGGCCCTCCAGCAAGATGATGGAAGAAGTCTCCATTATGGTGGCCTATGACGCCCATGTGTTCAGCCAGCTGCATGACGAAGACTTCCTCACTAGTCTGGTGGCCATCAGCAAGCCCAGGTCTATGGTAGGTGATGCCTGGCACGGCTCTGgggctgtttttttcttttctaagatagTTCTTCTCCTCCTACGGCAATTGAGGCATAGCTTCTGGGAGTTAAAATAAAAGTGTTGCCCCTGGCTTTGTGTTACGGGCCACAGCCAGGGCTGCGGGCTTTCAATGATTTATATACATAACCAAACATTCACACCTTAGTAGAACGTTTGAAGGTGTTAGAAGTAAAACTTAGGTTAATGCTCTCCTGGGCGTGAGGTTGTGGGTGTTTCATAACGCCAGGCACCACTTTGCCCCACATATGTGGGTGTTTTCTTTATCAGACTTGAAATTTAAAAGAGGTGATGGGTACAGCCTTTTGGAGATGATACTTAGCTTTGGTTCATCTGGAAAAGTTTTACTAAAATTGTGCTAaggtaaaatatttatcatttgccTCTGATTTCATATTGAAAGATTTGCTTTGTCTGAGATGAACCCCTTCAATTGTAAGAAAGAGATACTCAGGTTTTCTACAGTAAAAAGCAAGTTGCTTCTCCATTTGATTTATTACTGCACAGTGAAATGTTACATTCCTGCTGACACGGTAAACCCTCTGGGTTTAGGTGGATGATCACAGGGGCAGTTAGAAGTTTTCTTAGTACGGGGTTAATTAAGTATCTTTCTGTACTTGGACTTCATTTCATAATGTGAGGTATCTTGAATCCTTAAATGGTAAAAATCCCATTAGGTATAGTGGTTTTGGTATAGAAACTGAACTGTTTATTATTCTTAAGTAGCCCTGTGGCCTTCTgacatttttataactatttttttttcttttctgagaaagagagacaggaagggagagagatgagaagcatcaaatggTAGTTgtgtcactgtagttgttcattgattgctcctcatacatgccttgactgtggggctcaatccaagtcagtgacccacttgttcgagccagtgaccttttggctcaagctagcaaccttggggtcgtATTGATGATCCCACcctgaagctggcaaccccacgaaTCCAGCTTACACCAGTGACCGGGagttttcaaacctggatccttagcatcccaggttgacgctcttctcttatttactgcaccaccaccagtcaggcaccttctgatttttttttttttttttacagaggcagagatagacagggacagacagacaggaacagagagagatgagaagcatcaatcatcagtttctcgttgcgcattgcgacttcttagttgttcattgattgctttctcacatgtgccttgaccgtgggccttcagcagaccgagtaaccccttgctggagccagcgaccttgggtccaagctggcgagctctttgctcaagccagatgagcccgcgcgcgacctcggagtctcgaacctgggtacttccgcatcccagtccgacgctctatccactgcgccaccgcctggtcaggctgatattttTGATAGAGACTCATAGTATAAAATACATTTCAAGTCATGCAcacaaaactgaaagaaaatttgGGTAAACAAATTTACTACATGTGATGTATTCAGGTTTTTTCTATTGTATGTAGTTGTGTAAAGGCTAATTATGAGTCACTAAATTGATTTCAGAAATGTCTTGATccacacttttaaaatatatggctatATCCtattgattctttaaaaatgaatgctAGTGCAAGAAAATTGCAGGTCCTTTTAGACAAGTCACAGATAAGAAAAAGGATAAGGAAGCCAAGCAGAATTTGTTTTGTCATTCAgatcatgcacacacacacaataagaaATTGCCCAGACCAACATTGTATTTATTAAGATAAACTAAACTAGACTCTCCACTAGCAGAACTTTAGAACTTTCAAATTCCTGCATGAATAAGTTGGTTTGTGAGGGGAAAATACAGAATAGTCAGAATGACTCCAAGAACATTTAGAAAGGTGCCTCCTTGGACACAACATTCCTGCCTCCCCTTATACTCAACAGATTACTCTTCTTTGGTGTTTGCTGGCTGAAATTAACTGGCTTGCATTTTGAGGCAAAACTGTGGCCTCCCacatcctctcctcctccccccatcgCCTCTTCTTCCCTCATCttctcctcccccatcctctcctcctcctcccattccctcctcctcccctcatcctctcctcttcccctatcctctcctcctcccacatcccctcctcctccctcgacctctccttctccccatccactcctcctccttatccccttttcctccccatctcttcatcccccatcctctcctcccccaccctctccttcccatcccctcctccctatcccctcctcctcccccaacctctccTCCCCATCCACTCCTCCtcatcatccccttttcctccctaTCTCTTCatcctccatcctctcctcccccaccctctccttcccatcccctcctccctatcccctcctccccatcccctcttcctcatcctctcctcttcccccatctcctcctcctcctccttccatcctctccttctccccctatctcctcctcctcctctcccctatcttctcctcccacctcctttcTGTACCCCAGGGATCTTTAAATGCCCCCGAGCCTCCCAGAGTAGTAGACTGAGGAAGGGACCCTAAAACTTTCCTCTGTCTTGCCTGAGTGGAATGGCCAGCATTCTTCTGTCAGCTTAACCATTTCTGGTTTTTATACCTGGCCAGtataaataaagggaaaatattataCCTACTACGTTTCTTATGCATTCCAAAGGAagctttaaatatgtatttaaattcaAAATGTATGATTGAATGTTTGAACAGAGAATAACCTAATAACTGATACTCAGTCAAGCTTGATTACTTCAGATTAAATGTTAATCTATATCCCGAATTATTTcaactttttaatctttaaagtGGTTATGAATGGAACATTGCTTTTTGATATATGTTAGTAGAGGCTAGTAATATTACTATTATAAACATTTTGGGGTTATTATAATGTGCTTATATAAATAGAATTCTTTCCTTCAAAGACCTCATAGTCAAGTAAAAGAGAGAAGCAAAGTAAATATTTACAGACGTGATAGTTGCTATCATAGGGTAGATTGAAGTGGGGAATAATTACCACTGATTGAACCGTGTGGACAGTCTTCAAAAGGTTATGATGAAAACACGTGAGTTagattttgggttttttcttcCCATCAGTCCCCCACTCAATCTTAGCTgtcacagtcagacagacagtaagtACAAAGCCCCTTTTCCTTGGGTCTGCACTGGAACCTTAACACCTAAGTTAGGCTTTGAAGGCTGACCGGGTGTTTGGCAGCCAGTGGAGGGAGTAGGGCCTTTCTGAGGGGGGGGCCTTTCTTTGGGGGTTTTAACATTACACAGTCCTCAGTTCAAGTTTTACACTGTGACTTACTGGTAAATTACTGAATTCCTATAAGGTTCGCTATCCTCGTCTGAAAAGTGAGGGGCGTGGCACTACCTTGCTGGATTTCTGTGAGGACTCAGTGAGACTCTTGTAAAATATTTAGCACAGAGAATACACTTACTAATTGTCTTTCCCTCTAACAAGGGAAGGGCCTTTTAAACTGTTTGAATAAGGCCTGAAGGAAGGAGTGGGCTAAGTAGATAAGGAACAATAGGGAAGTGAAAGAAAGGGTAAGTGAAAGAAAGGAGAACATGGACTATTTGGGTTACCCTGGCAAACTACTTTGATTAGACAGTCACTATCAGGATATCAGTCCTACAGGGAACTGGAAGGTTTCTGCCCTGAAGATGCTATAGTGGGTCTAGGTTGAGCCTCAGGATGGTGGGAAGGCAATGTAGAATCAGTAGGAAGAATGTATATGGGCCAAACCATCAGCTGAGTAAGTGTATCCATTCCTGTAGCAGTAATCTGGCAGCAGTGGACAGACAGGGGCCACGTTACCCATGGGAAAAAGTGTAAAGGGCTTTACCACAATGCAGGTAGAAAGAGGAGACAAGTGTCTATCTAGATGTGGGCCCTTGGCAATGGCAGTGTGAATGACGAAATTAGCCCACACATGCTGGTTAGTTCTCTCGGAGAAGAGGTACAGTAGTATTACTTAGAAATAAGCAACCGCTGATCTACATGAGGAGAGTAAATGATGGAGAAAAGTTGAAAATTACTATAAACTTTCCATCATGTAAAATTAGAAGTATTGTTGTGTCCACTTGATCAGGAATGTTGGATATCAAGAAtgtaatagagcctgaccaggcggtggcacggtggatagagcgtcggactgggacctggaggacccaggttcgaaaccccaaggtcgccagcttgaacacgggctcatctggtttgagcaaggctcaccagcttgagcccaaggtgactggcttgagcaaagggtcattcggtcagctgtagccccctggtcaaggcacatatgagaaagcaatcaatgagaaactaaggtgccacaacgaagaattgatgcttctcatctctctcccttctagtctatctgtccctctctctctctgtctctctctttgtctctgacacacacacacacacacacacacacacacagaatgtaaTGGAGAAGATGGCCCATTCTGCTTTACCTTGTTCCACATCTGGAAAGTTTTCATTTATGTCTTGTAAGACATTTGGTGTTCAGTGGCGTCAGTGGTTAGAAACTGAACAAAAGTGATTGACCCAGAGTAACATGTCTGGAGAGCATTGGTGCAGGGTAAAGGTTTTTAACTGACAGATACCAAAATAGCCACACTGTGCCAGTGAAGGCGGGGGGCTTTTCAGGGAGCACCGTTCCTCTGTTTCATCAATGAGGATGAGGGTCAGCATTCTGAAATTACTTCCTTCTTGTTGGCTGGGCACGTGGAGTTCATCGAGCACTccagatgaaaagaaagaaattcagagcAATCCCCTGTTACTTCTTCACAGGGTATACATTTCAAATATTGGTTAAAAGATAATATTATAAAACCAATGAAgattcatccatatatttttcaaaaatgttatttGAACAGTTTTTTTCCTAGCAAGTGCATATTTTGGTAGTATTTCATCAATTTCGGTTTAGTACAAGGATCCAAACCTACCCTCATTTGGGTTATCAGTTCTGATAAGAGTTAAGGTTCCTGTGGTTTAAGTACTAAAATCTTGAGCTATCTAAAACAAGAAAGGTAATTTATGATCGGGACAGCAGGGTGTGTACCTTTAAATGCAAGGGCAGGAGTTGAGCCAGGCAGCAGAGCCGGATGGTGCAGGCCAGCATTAACAGGTCTCTTGCTTGCTGATTAACTCTTCCATTTGCATCTGTTTTTTTTACCTTCCCTTCCCCAAGTTGTCTGCTTCTTCATTCCCATGGCAGAGTGTAGGTAACATACAGTGTTCAGAGTTCCACTCTATCCTGTGCAGAATTAGCTTGCTCCCCATTTTGCCCATTCATTTTAATGAatggaaaaaaaggaatgatGGAGGAGTGTGAGGAATGGAGATatcatttattttgacattttgattTGTAAACTTTTACCTTCTGAATAAATATATTCACAAGGTTTCGAAGTTCCAGCAGATACGAAATGGTACCCAG
The DNA window shown above is from Saccopteryx bilineata isolate mSacBil1 chromosome 2, mSacBil1_pri_phased_curated, whole genome shotgun sequence and carries:
- the RABGAP1L gene encoding rab GTPase-activating protein 1-like isoform X5, translating into MMEEVSIMVAYDAHVFSQLHDEDFLTSLVAISKPRSMVPTKKLKKYEKEYQTMRESQLQQEDPMDRYKFVYL